From one Brevibacterium sp. 'Marine' genomic stretch:
- a CDS encoding TIGR02611 family protein: MNAESPQTRPKGWLSRHHRQGPRPWRKLRLGFLRWRRTVLANPHTARLYRSIVGGLGTLIVLIGLVLVPLPGPGWLIVIIGLFIISSEFHWARRLLHFVRVNVERWTHWIMAQRLWVRWTVGAVTAAFVTAIVWLTLRLTGLPDWVPDLRIFDVIGLS; the protein is encoded by the coding sequence GTGAACGCAGAGAGTCCGCAGACCCGCCCCAAAGGCTGGTTGTCACGCCACCACCGGCAAGGTCCCCGACCGTGGCGCAAGCTGCGTTTGGGCTTCCTCCGGTGGCGCCGAACAGTGCTGGCCAATCCGCACACGGCACGGCTGTATCGCAGCATCGTCGGCGGCCTCGGCACACTCATCGTGCTCATCGGACTCGTTCTCGTTCCGCTGCCCGGCCCGGGCTGGCTCATCGTCATCATCGGCCTGTTCATCATCTCCAGCGAATTCCACTGGGCTCGGCGGCTGCTGCACTTCGTGCGCGTGAACGTCGAACGGTGGACCCACTGGATCATGGCGCAGAGGCTGTGGGTGCGATGGACCGTCGGCGCGGTGACGGCGGCGTTCGTGACCGCCATCGTGTGGTTGACCCTCCGACTCACCGGCCTGCCCGATTGGGTCCCGGACCTGCGCATCTTCGATGTGATCGGCCTGAGCTGA
- the zapE gene encoding cell division protein ZapE gives MNAEQTLVALSDRSPQVAPEELIAGLVPPPQFEDVSFDSYRTDPAEPSQEEARNRLREFTERSTGQGFFGKLFSKGKSGAKGVYLDGGYGVGKTHLLASAWHANEKPATFGTFVEYTNLVGALGFARARDDLSAMKLVCVDEFELDDPGDTVLMSRLMRELTDAGVKIIATSNTLPGSLGEGRFAAQDFLREIQALADQFEVYRIDGKDYRARELTAPADPLPESELDAAASRLDGVVARDDFSQLLSHLSTVHPSRYGRMVDGIDAAVWENVRTIDNESVALRFVALVDRLYDRNVPIINSGAALDKVFTDESLAGGYKKKYMRCLSRLTALSS, from the coding sequence GTGAATGCCGAGCAGACTCTGGTCGCACTGAGCGACCGATCCCCACAGGTTGCCCCCGAAGAGCTCATCGCAGGTCTCGTGCCGCCGCCGCAGTTCGAGGACGTGTCCTTCGACAGCTACCGCACCGACCCGGCCGAGCCGTCGCAGGAAGAGGCGCGGAACAGACTGCGGGAATTCACCGAGCGTTCGACCGGCCAGGGATTCTTCGGCAAGCTGTTCTCGAAGGGCAAGTCCGGTGCCAAGGGCGTCTACCTCGACGGCGGCTACGGTGTCGGCAAGACGCACCTGCTGGCTTCGGCCTGGCACGCCAATGAGAAGCCTGCGACCTTCGGCACGTTCGTCGAATACACGAACCTCGTCGGAGCCTTGGGTTTCGCCCGGGCCCGCGACGACCTGTCGGCGATGAAGCTCGTCTGCGTCGACGAATTCGAACTCGACGATCCCGGCGACACCGTGCTCATGTCGCGGCTGATGCGCGAACTCACCGACGCCGGGGTGAAGATCATCGCGACGTCGAACACTCTGCCCGGGTCTCTGGGGGAGGGGCGCTTCGCCGCTCAGGATTTCCTGCGTGAGATCCAGGCGCTGGCCGATCAGTTCGAGGTCTATCGCATCGACGGCAAGGACTACCGTGCCCGTGAGCTCACCGCTCCGGCCGATCCGCTGCCGGAGTCCGAACTCGATGCGGCTGCGAGCCGGCTCGACGGAGTCGTCGCCCGCGACGACTTCTCTCAGCTGCTCAGCCACCTGTCCACCGTCCACCCTTCGCGCTACGGGCGGATGGTCGACGGCATCGACGCGGCTGTGTGGGAGAACGTGCGCACCATCGACAACGAGAGCGTGGCGCTGCGATTCGTCGCGCTCGTCGACCGGCTCTACGATCGCAATGTGCCGATCATCAACTCCGGTGCGGCCCTCGACAAGGTCTTCACCGACGAGTCGCTGGCCGGCGGGTACAAGAAGAAGTACATGCGCTGTCTCTCACGCCTGACAGCACTGTCGTCCTGA
- the era gene encoding GTPase Era, translating to MEFRTDYPEDYRAGFACFVGRPNTGKSTLTNALVGEKVAITSAKPQTTRHTIRGVVHKDDHQLILIDTPGLHKPRTLLGSRLNDLVASTLGEVDVIGFCLPADEPIGPGDRYIASQLALLDGRTPIVALVTKVDRVPKDKIAEALLAVGELADFADVVPVSAVEDFQVDTVDSVLAAHLPKSPPLYPDGDLTDEPEEKMIAELVREAALEGVRDELPHSLAVQVEEMYPREGRSEDNPLWNVHVNLYVERPSQKAIIIGKGGSRLKAIGSESRQGIERLLGTKVYLDLHVKVAKDWQRDPKQLGRLGFDFNS from the coding sequence ATGGAATTTCGCACCGACTACCCCGAGGACTACCGGGCGGGCTTCGCCTGCTTCGTGGGACGGCCCAATACGGGCAAATCGACGCTGACGAACGCTCTGGTGGGGGAGAAGGTCGCGATCACCTCGGCCAAACCTCAGACGACCCGTCACACGATCCGCGGGGTCGTTCACAAGGACGACCACCAGCTCATCCTCATCGACACCCCCGGACTGCACAAACCGCGCACCCTCCTCGGTTCTCGACTCAATGATCTTGTGGCGTCCACGCTGGGTGAGGTCGACGTCATCGGCTTCTGCCTGCCCGCCGATGAGCCGATCGGACCCGGTGACCGCTATATCGCCTCCCAGCTGGCTCTGCTGGACGGGCGGACCCCGATCGTGGCGCTCGTGACGAAGGTCGACCGGGTGCCCAAGGACAAGATCGCCGAGGCGCTGCTGGCCGTCGGCGAGCTCGCCGACTTCGCCGACGTCGTCCCCGTCTCCGCAGTCGAGGACTTCCAGGTCGACACCGTCGATTCGGTGCTTGCGGCACACCTGCCGAAATCTCCTCCGCTCTATCCCGACGGTGACCTCACGGATGAGCCGGAGGAGAAGATGATCGCCGAGCTCGTCCGCGAAGCGGCCCTCGAAGGTGTGCGGGACGAACTGCCGCATTCCCTGGCTGTGCAGGTCGAGGAGATGTACCCGCGGGAAGGCCGCAGCGAGGACAATCCGCTGTGGAACGTCCACGTCAACCTCTATGTCGAACGTCCCAGCCAGAAGGCCATCATCATCGGCAAGGGCGGCAGCCGGCTCAAAGCGATCGGCTCGGAATCCCGCCAGGGCATCGAACGGCTGCTCGGCACGAAGGTCTACCTCGACCTGCATGTCAAGGTGGCCAAGGACTGGCAGCGCGATCCCAAGCAGCTCGGTCGACTCGGCTTCGACTTCAACAGCTGA
- a CDS encoding hemolysin family protein yields MFFLGAALCLIIAATLSAVDAALLNVSHHAVEEAKEDGKRSAVRVERILADLPTNINVIIFVRNFLEALATVFIALAYDSYYSVGPLMVFLTVITASVAVFIIAGVSPRTIGKRRSLAVSLNLSWVVRIVLVALKPLARILVVLGNLLTPDKVYKDGPFVTSEQLRDLVERASESDIIEDGEREMIQSVFNLSDTSANEVMVPRTDLITVDADVSLQKTMNLFFRSGFSRIPVCGEDLDDVRGVAYLKDVARRLHLHPEEAERPVGNLARTVLFVPETKPADDLLRQMQLDSTHLAILIDEYGGTAGLVTIEDIVEEIVGEIEDEYDNGDDELVAGDDGSFIISTRMSISDFADYFDVRIDEDDVNSVGGLLSKLIDRVPIDGSHASIAGLEIEAMEGQGRRHRITHVRVTRTHEDSRDDAQTAAAGGSGTKEED; encoded by the coding sequence ATGTTCTTCCTCGGTGCGGCACTGTGCCTCATCATCGCGGCCACCCTGTCTGCCGTGGATGCCGCACTGCTCAACGTCTCCCACCATGCGGTCGAGGAGGCGAAGGAGGACGGCAAACGCTCAGCTGTGCGCGTGGAGCGGATCCTCGCGGACCTGCCGACGAACATCAACGTCATCATCTTCGTCCGCAACTTCCTCGAAGCACTCGCCACGGTCTTCATCGCACTGGCCTATGACTCCTACTACTCCGTGGGTCCGCTCATGGTCTTCCTCACGGTGATCACCGCCTCGGTGGCGGTATTCATCATCGCCGGAGTCTCCCCGCGCACGATCGGCAAACGCCGGTCCCTGGCCGTGAGCCTCAACCTCAGCTGGGTCGTGCGCATCGTCCTCGTCGCGCTCAAACCGCTGGCCCGCATCCTCGTCGTGCTCGGCAATCTGCTCACCCCGGACAAGGTGTACAAGGACGGTCCGTTCGTGACCTCCGAACAGCTGCGCGACCTCGTCGAGCGTGCCAGCGAATCCGACATCATCGAAGACGGCGAACGCGAGATGATCCAGTCCGTGTTCAACCTCTCGGACACCTCGGCGAACGAGGTCATGGTGCCGCGCACCGACCTCATCACCGTCGACGCCGACGTCAGCCTGCAGAAGACGATGAACCTGTTCTTCCGCTCCGGCTTCTCCCGCATCCCCGTCTGCGGGGAGGATCTCGACGACGTCCGCGGAGTCGCCTACCTCAAGGACGTCGCCCGGCGTCTCCACCTCCATCCCGAGGAAGCCGAACGGCCCGTGGGCAACCTGGCCCGCACCGTCCTGTTCGTCCCGGAGACGAAGCCGGCCGATGACCTGCTGCGGCAGATGCAGCTGGACTCGACGCATCTGGCAATCCTCATCGACGAATACGGCGGCACCGCCGGGCTCGTGACCATCGAAGACATCGTCGAGGAGATCGTCGGCGAGATCGAAGACGAATACGACAACGGCGATGACGAACTCGTCGCCGGCGACGACGGATCATTCATCATCAGCACCCGCATGTCGATCTCCGACTTCGCCGACTATTTCGATGTGCGCATCGACGAGGATGACGTCAACAGCGTCGGCGGACTGCTCTCGAAGCTCATCGACCGGGTGCCCATCGATGGCTCGCATGCGTCGATCGCAGGCCTCGAGATCGAAGCCATGGAGGGTCAGGGCCGCCGCCACCGGATCACCCACGTGCGGGTGACCCGTACCCACGAGGACAGCAGAGACGACGCACAGACCGCCGCAGCCGGTGGTTCGGGGACGAAGGAAGAGGACTGA
- the ybeY gene encoding rRNA maturation RNase YbeY, which translates to MNTEILNETDAEVDLDEVVALTEYLGGALHMHPGAELAVTMVDSSAMSELHVTWMDLEGPTDVMSFPMDQLHRGEPGTPTEGQMGDVIICPEVAEAQARAAGHSTMDEILLLTVHGFLHLLGYDHGEPEEREEMFALQRHLLLTFFAARYDGRTDIPTPTEV; encoded by the coding sequence ATGAACACCGAGATCCTCAATGAGACCGACGCCGAGGTGGACCTCGACGAAGTCGTGGCCCTGACCGAATACTTAGGCGGTGCCCTGCACATGCATCCCGGGGCAGAGTTGGCGGTGACGATGGTCGATTCGTCGGCGATGTCCGAACTCCACGTCACCTGGATGGATCTCGAGGGTCCGACCGACGTCATGTCCTTTCCCATGGATCAGCTCCACCGCGGCGAGCCGGGGACGCCGACCGAAGGCCAGATGGGCGATGTCATCATCTGCCCCGAGGTCGCCGAAGCCCAGGCCCGGGCGGCCGGTCATTCGACGATGGACGAGATCCTGCTGCTCACCGTCCACGGTTTTCTCCACCTGCTCGGCTACGACCATGGTGAGCCCGAGGAGCGCGAGGAGATGTTCGCCCTCCAGCGGCATCTGCTGCTGACCTTCTTCGCGGCCCGCTACGACGGTCGCACCGACATCCCCACCCCCACCGAGGTCTGA
- a CDS encoding PhoH family protein, which translates to MNPTDSDTGATGDGAAAGDAVTDTQGADRDTVRLVIPDSIDLVAFFGPGESNLRALEKTFDDLDIHVRANQVQVTGDPQRVEAFVSVIGELKKLHAAGHRINEETIERVTTFSSEGAAASAVLGTNILSTRGKSIRPKTMGQHDYVRAIRNHTITFGIGPAGTGKTYLAMAMAVNALQHKEVSRIILTRPAVEAGESLGYLPGTLNDKIDPYVRPLYDALHDMVDPESIPLLIETGTIEVAPLAYMRGRTLNDAFIILDEAQNTTAEQMKMFLTRLGFGSRMVVTGDISQIDLPGKTRSGLKVVRDILDGIDDLQFCELGSKDVVRHSLVTKIVEAYDLWGSAE; encoded by the coding sequence ATGAACCCGACCGACTCGGACACCGGCGCAACCGGCGACGGTGCCGCAGCCGGTGATGCCGTGACGGACACCCAGGGTGCCGATCGTGACACCGTGCGACTGGTCATTCCCGACTCCATCGACCTCGTCGCCTTCTTCGGCCCCGGAGAGTCGAACCTGCGCGCCCTGGAGAAGACCTTCGACGACCTTGACATCCACGTCCGGGCCAATCAGGTCCAGGTCACCGGAGATCCCCAGCGCGTCGAAGCCTTCGTCAGCGTCATCGGGGAACTCAAGAAGCTCCACGCGGCCGGCCATCGCATCAACGAAGAGACGATCGAGAGGGTCACGACGTTCTCATCCGAGGGCGCGGCCGCCTCGGCGGTGCTCGGCACGAACATCCTCTCCACCAGGGGAAAGTCGATCCGTCCGAAGACGATGGGCCAGCACGACTACGTCAGGGCCATCCGCAACCACACGATCACCTTCGGCATCGGTCCGGCCGGAACCGGCAAGACCTACCTGGCGATGGCGATGGCCGTCAACGCCCTCCAGCACAAAGAGGTCTCGCGGATCATCCTCACCCGACCTGCCGTCGAAGCCGGCGAATCCCTGGGCTATCTGCCCGGCACGCTCAATGACAAGATCGACCCGTATGTGCGTCCGCTCTATGACGCCCTCCACGACATGGTCGACCCCGAGTCGATCCCGCTGCTCATCGAGACCGGCACGATCGAGGTCGCTCCCTTGGCCTATATGCGCGGGCGCACCCTCAACGACGCCTTCATCATCCTCGACGAAGCCCAGAACACGACGGCCGAGCAGATGAAGATGTTCCTCACCCGCCTCGGCTTCGGATCGCGCATGGTCGTCACCGGCGACATCTCTCAGATCGACCTGCCGGGCAAGACCCGCAGCGGACTCAAGGTGGTCCGCGACATCCTCGACGGGATCGATGACCTGCAGTTCTGCGAACTGGGCAGCAAGGACGTCGTCCGGCATTCGCTGGTGACGAAGATCGTCGAAGCCTACGACCTGTGGGGGAGTGCCGAATGA